A window of Castanea sativa cultivar Marrone di Chiusa Pesio chromosome 8, ASM4071231v1 genomic DNA:
CACTTGAATTGATGCAAATTTAAGAATGGCTTGATGCTTGTTTTATTGTGATAGCAATTTCATATGGATTTTTCCCCTAGCCTTTTTGCTAGGGTCAAGTTCAATATCTATTCTCCTTTGGGAAAATGATATTTTGTGTTAATTTGTCTGGTTTGAGGTTGAGAAGTGAGAACCATACAATTGACATCCTATATATCTTCATATGGGGCCTATAAATTTTTTCCGATGGAATGGTTCTTTTGAGCATTATTCTTCCATTCTTGTTATGCACTGTGGAATTAGAATAACAGAAGTTGGGAAGAAGGGTATCTAACTCTATTGCCCTAATATTGTTGATAGGATTCTTACAGTATATAACTAGTTGGCCTTCACCACCTTGCTTCGGACTAATATTTCCAATATCCATTTGGCTCTAAAAAGATGGTCTAcattaacgctctgtttgttttgctggaaaactttctgtaaaaatagttttccacattttccagtgtttggtagcacaaaaaaaaactggtcaacggaaaactatctttagtcaatggaaaatcctaataaaaataaggcttgttttttatagcttgttttccaaaaattttttttggaaaacaatctctatctcatagtacgctctctcactctcactctttctctttttccttttctttttctttcctcacaccctcactatCACTCACACTGGTCTCTtctcttccatagatctctctctctcactctctctccatatttctcttcccctttataacacaattctttgagtagattttttttccctcattgcttagtaattatttcattcctctctaccaacttgcaaaagagaacatatttgcagcggtaattattcattcctctctaccaaaatctcaattttttactttgaatttcaaacttgattttatttgtttctctaaaaaacttttggtttgatggattccatgtataagtttttttttttgcacataaaagtgctaaaaatatatatatatatataaaagaaaaaagaaaaaagaatgaatgaatggagtaaaagacgaaaattttaaacatagtgcctatatggctctaaattacttttacatagcataatcttttttgttgatagatacattatgcagatattatgtagtgatgatatattatgtagatacattatataaatacataattttgagtaatattaaagacttctgGTTGAtcatagtagacaattagtgtactagcaaaaagagtagacaatgaaaagttattgttattttgtacttaataaaGATGTATTCtcctgtcaattttatgtatatagacaaatggttaatatatatatatatatatatatataaatataaatgtgtgtgtgtgtgtgtgtggacgttcctgtctatatatataagtaaaatgagtggtagagatcatgataatttgataactaatttttattgtatttattgtcaaaattttagtatgaaaaccaaattcatccttggtttttttttttaatattgattacattagttagtttacataatacacatgttttaaattacacaagaaatataaaaaataaaaataaaaatttgcataccaaacaccagaaaacattctcaagctcattttcaaggtcgttaccaaacactggaaaatgatatagttttctagaaaatgctctttggaaaatgaaccattttccagaaaatgttgatgctgaaacaaacagagcgtaagaGAACAAGATATTTCCTCCCGATATTGTGTGAAATAGACGAGCTTAATTTAGCAAATCAATCGGGGGAGGTAACATCTCACCAAATTTGCAAgaattgttttttcattaaatgtGGTATTCAAAATTTTTCCAAGAGATTTGTAGGAGACAACCCCGGATTTTCTGTAGTAAAATAAATGCTGTCTGGTTCTAGGGAGGTTAGTAGTTGGAGAGGTGGAAGGACTTGCaactctttttttataatttgctGAAATAACAATTGagtggtagaaaaaaaaagtgtttggtaGGTTTATGTGAAAGCTATTATCTACCACGTCTAAGTTGTTTTGTCAATAGGTTGTAAGACAAATTGTGTCCGTAGCAAAGTTGATGTTCCTGGCATTCGAAGCAAAGATTTTCGTTCTTTTACTTGCCAACATATCTTTGCGTAGAATTGGAAAAAATCAAGTGTTGACTTTATTAATTTGACATTCTCTAACAATTTTATTAGGCAAGTTGCAACTTTATGGTGAATTTGACACGGTGGTGGCAATAATCTATCTAAATATGGCACCTTTGATGGAACTTAAGAACCTCTACTAAGCCAAAGCACGAAGCTCTTCGAGGCAATTTCTTTGAATTGATAGTTCCATACATTAAATGCTGGTTAGAGGCTTTTTTAACTTCTGGTTACATCGCAAAAGAGACAAATCATACCAAGGGATGATCTTAACTAATTCCAAACCCTTAATGCACTTTCCTCTTTTTTAAGGGTCAGTCTTATTTCTTTGACAGCATTCTTGTGGGTTGTGGCAACAGCATTCTTATACCGGCATCATAGGAAGAATCTTGACAGAGATATGTGAAAGAGCTACTTTGGCTGGCAACTGAAGTAAAAGAGTTTCTAGTATGGGGTGAACGtccaaatttctcatttttaattttttatccacTGAACCAAATGGTGTGTAcaagaaactaaaacaaataGTAATCATAGACCAAGGGGCAACCAAGAATAAGAAAAGGTAAAACATAACTTGTATAGCCGAATCCAACAGCAATACGCCTTTATTATTCAATGTAGCAGCAAAATTGGGATCACAAGAAGCAAATGGTATTGACTCAACCAAAGAACAATATTATGTCATCTACAAAAGATTGGCAAATGCCAAGTTTAAAGAGCTTCCACATGTCTCGGTATAAttaagaaaaggagaaaaatagcaaaaaatgaGAAGACAACACTCACGATGacttattttctattataacACAATGGAATGGAAAAGTGGCAGAGGAAGTACAAAAGGCCGACAGGAAAAACTGATTATGTGTAAGCACTACCACATTTGATGACAAACCTGCGGCCAAAAGTTCTCCCTGCATCTATATTTCAGGCAACAGATTCAGTTCTTTTTGGCCACACCAAGCCTCTGTCGGAAATCTTCCTCCATGAGGGGAAGGCCATCCCTCAACTTGACTTTTGGCTCCCATCCCAGCAATTCTTTAGCCTTCGTTATGTCAGGTTTCCTTTGTCGTGGATCATCAGGAGTGTTCTCCACCTTCTTGATCTCCACCTCAGGATTAATAAGCTGCAAAGCAAACAGGTCAAGCATTGATaataaatatttctaaaaatagttcagTAAATGAATGGTCGAGCAAGTGGCTGATAACATCACCATATCTTATTTACACTATCCCTTTGTTCTGAATAGCGATATTTGGTCAAGATGCATATTGATTCAagattgaataaattttatgcTAGAAAGGTTCTTCCATTGAACCGCTGATTCAGAATAACCTATAAAAGATAGATTGAACCACAACTATGGTACTCATTTTGGTCCATTTACTGCAAGTACAAAGTCCAGATTTGGACTTAGAGATGGCTGTGGCACTCTTTTATAGTCTCATACTCAGAAGAACATCTCCAAAAGTCCAAGATTTCAAATTTACCAGGAGCGGAAATCAAACCAGTTGAACCAGGCAATAAGGGCTGATTTTCAAAACTTGGGTTCATACTTTGTTAAATATCACAATTGTATACGGTAAAAACAATGGCAAAGAGAAACTGACCTCCTTCACTGTCTCTGCAAGTTCAAGCATTGTAAATTCACCTGAAATTGTACAAGAACAATCGAGGTTAGGAAATGCATGAAAAACCAACTACAATGGAACTGATGTATCTACAAATGATCACACTTTCTAAAATGACCTGGGTTTCCAATATTGATTGGCCCCGTGTTCTCTCCTTCCATCAGACGAATGAGGCCATCAACCTAAAGCATTTTAACAAATAATTAAGTATGATAACCAGATACACATTCATACATGGCAGCAAGGaacaaagaaaattagaaatgaTGCATACCATGTCAGAAACATAACAGAAACTGCGAGTTTGTGTTCCGGGAAGTTGGACTGTCAAGGGTTCACCACTGCATGTGAAACAGGGAAAACATTAACAGTTAAGACACCAGCAGCTGAGTCAAGAGGCAAAGGTTTTAACTATTCCACCGAGGGAAGATATTATGGACCAATTCTTataatacaatataaattttgttttgcttttaaaatttaagatttatttcCTATCGGTACGTTATACACACATCCAGTGGGTTTTGAaccacaacctcaccctccacttATTGGAGAAGGAGGTGTCATTTGAGCTAGCTCATTGGCTTAGAATGCAATGTAACTACTAAACAGCTTTTGGATTTCCATATTTACTGACATGCATGCACATCAAACACATTACTTTGGGCTTCTAAAAGGCCTCCATATGAGAGAACTGTATCATTGCTGCATCACACTAATGTCACTATCATGGTCAGATAGAAAGGCAACCAAGACATGAAACAAAGGGCTTACCGAAGTGCTTGAGCTATGAAATTGCTGACAACACGCCCATCGTCAATATTCATGCGTGGCCCATATGTGTTAAAGATTCTGGCAATGCGAATTTCTGTTGGAAAAGATAAAGggagttttttattattattttaaaaaagaggAAAACTTAACATCAACTTTACCAACAACaatcaagaaaataatttatttggaaTAAGGAAAGCTAGACACTTACCTATCCCATGCTGCCTATGATAATCAAACATCAAAGTCTCAGCCACACGCTTTCCTTCATCATAGCAGCTCCGAACTCCTATTATTCAAAAACAATGTATTTTGAGCTGAGTGTATattcttgttaattttttttgttttctaaatcCTCAAGTATTTGTATACagaaaaaagactaaaaaaacataaagaaaaagaataaaaaaaaaggagcaacGTATTCTGCCTTGATACATACAGAACAGTTAATAGAAGACCACAGAAGAATAACAATGAAATCCTTTATTGATGCAGACATCTAGTATGCATCTAGTACAGTCATGACATGTTTAAGATGGCAAAGAAATCTGCTAAATAGCTAGTATATTACTGCAAGTTTTTTCCACATTATGGAACTTATTAGATATATGCTGAAACAATAGCAATGGGCAGGCGACAGATCACTTTGTGCAGTTCACAAGTATATTGTCTTTCATTTTTGTGCTATTCTGGATAATAAATCATAGCTTATGACAatgatcaaggaaagaagttcAGTCTGTTCACTATCTGCCTGAGATAAGTTCTCAGAGATATCATGATTGCATTTTGTACATGTCAAATACAGTACACATATTTGTATAAATACCTTGATCAAAATTTAAAgctattttaaagaaaattaagacaataaggaaaatctttctattttcttcaaTGAAGATACATCTCCAGTTACGATTTGTAATAAGATTAAATGGTAACCACCTTATAGATTATACAAAGGATCACAGGATTAAATGGAGAGGAAAACCTACCAATTGGGTTCACATTTCCCCAATAGCTCTCTGGCTGGGGATGCACAAGAGGATCTCCATATACCTCCGAAGTTGATGTAAGCAAAATCCTGTTCAACGATATAATGAGTATAACTAGTTCATGATGCCAATCAAAGTAATAAGTAGACTGTCAAATCCCAAACCTGGCTCCAACTCGCTTGGCAAGTCCCAGCATGTTCAGTGTACCAATcacatttgtttttattgtctGTTGTATAAAAACTACTAGTTAGGAGAAATCAGTGGTTCTTCACAAGTTTAGAACAAATTTTGGTTgaagattttatatataaaaaataaaaatcaaacatttaAGATGACAAAGCAATAAGGGACATTTAGCTCAAGAAAAAATTATGCTCCAACAGCCTCTGTTTTCATGTACCAAGGCAATCAGAATTTTCCTACTTACATCAATGTGGCCAAAATAATTGTCTTACAAAAACGCCAACTAAAGTTTGTACTTATACTGCAACAACCAATATTATAAGACATGGGCATTAATCAACATAGATCCCATAATATAACAAGGTAAATGACGTAAAACTTGAATGTCAGTATCCAAGGATTGTTAATGTTGTTTCAAATCACCATATCTATTCATAGTAAAGTATTTATTAAATGGTCATTTGGATGTAAATCCAATTGCTTTTATTGTAATCaatttattggtaagttacacacacagTAGACATTGAACGCATGTCCTCAACCTCCACCTTGCTTTCATacaaggggaggaggtgccatttgagctgGAGGCCTGGAGCTCATTGGCAATTtcaaatgaaaaagtaataggttcaaaagatagaaaattgCTGGGGGAGATAAACAATGGAGCAAGGAATTGTTGTTGACCACATCAAATGTTCAACAAAAAGGACATTCAGGACTTCCTTGACAAGAAAAGACAAGAAGCAGACACTTGTTAAATTATCAATGatacaaacaaatatatatctaaaaaaagaattaaacatatataatacaCACCTTCACAGGATTGTATTTGTAGAAAATTGGAGAAGCGGGGCAAGCAAGATGATAAATCTGATCAACCTCGACCAACAACGGCTCAGTGACATCTAtataagaaaaatcaaaagctaAGTGTAATTTATATTCATCCAAATTAATCCCATGAAGGGAAAGAAACAGGACAATAGTCTGTTGCAAAACTAACAAAGCACATAAGTTCAGAACAAAATACAATGATTATGGTGATTAGCACTCATCCTATAACGGGATTCGCATTTTCTCCCTGTGAATCAACTGAATTAACAGTAAAATACCCCTACATGACTGGAAATAACAgaataaaaagttgaaaaaatgcCACAGATATTAGCCAACTTATTGTAGGACAGCAATGCTTCATTTTGGCACAGCCTGATATTTTAGTCAAAGAGAGGACAATATACAAGCTAGATCTGAGATGTCATGTACAGATCACAGTGGCACTTTAAAAGAATTGAGTGTATGCTAGCAAGATTGTATTTTAGGAGTAATTGAAAGTGTAACCATTAAAAAACAAGAACTGAACCCATATTGCTGCTATGGATCTAAGTATCAAGAGAAGGAATAATTTAGTATCTTAGAATTTCCATTGGAAGACTTAGAATTATAAACAATTGGAAGATATTAAAATCTTAAGAAAGTACCATGACGAATAAGCTCAAATCTTGGATGACCAATCCATTTTTTAAGATTGTCCTTTGATCCAGTGAAGTAGTTATCAGCAACAATTACCTGAGTAGAAAATATTTATGGAACGTGGTCATCTTCATTGTTTTAGGTAATACAAATGAAATCAAAAGCCATACTTTTTGTTGGTATTGGTGTCTCAGATATGTGTAGAATAATAATCTTCCATAAACTTATTCTAGGCACAATTATCCCATAATAAACACAAAAACTGACACTGGATAATGAGAAAAGATACTGacctcatttttttcattttccatcaaTCTATCAACTAGGTGAGAGCCAATGAATCCAGCTCCTCCAGTGACCAAAATTCTCATGTTTGACTGTCATCAACAACGATAGTGATAATTGAAGAGCAGATCAATCAACTAATTGataagaatgaaaataaaaaatgcatgaagATGTTAAATGGGCTGCTTATACACAATTATAAACTTCCTTCTGCAGTGCAGTGAAAGGAAGGAATTTCAAACCAAACAATGTTATAAACACATATCTGTTTAAAAGCACATAAGCACTGTAATGTTGAAACCAAAGAAATGGGCTCTCTCAGCTTTAATAGATGTAAGCCTGAATTTTGATCAAAATATAGGATCTTAATTATTAGCCTCCCCAGCTCGTTTGTTAAGCTAACTATGGTATTGGCTTTGCCTGCCCCTAGATGCGTGAGGCAGATGGCTCATAGTACCTTCTAGTGCAGCTATGTAGTAAAGAGCCTAACAGATTAGACTCTAAGATAAGATAAAGCAGCCACCAACCATTACACGCCGACCTACTACAATTAAGAAAAGGCTTGTCTAAAATTGAACCTAGTTCAAGCTATAGTTTTAGCCCCAAAAAGACAAACCATTTAGTTACCGAGCTATTCCGCAGATCCAATTGTACAAAAAGAATGAGATCAAATCATTATTAGATAAAGCAAACGCAATATGGACAGTAATTATGCAGAAATAATAAGCTCAAATAATAACAGCCAACAAGCAAAGGCAAACACCAAGATGCAGAAatatcacaaatcacaatcacATAATAAAGGCATCCCCAAAAggttttgataataataattaaatagctgtcatatgaatataaaaaaaaaaaaaaaaaacccaagaagTGAAATTGAAATATCTCACCTGAAAGAACTTTGAAAATCGCAAAGGAGACGGCAATGGTGGTGGCTTAGTTGTTGTTTGGAGATCCCCGTTTGAACTGTTGTTAGATGCCATTGCTCTCAGATCTCCTCCAAAACTCAATGCCTACACACAATTTCATTCCCAAACAATCAAACTCTGTAATTATCGTAAcaatcaaaaaattaacacacacaaagacaacaaaaatcaaaattttgaaaaaaattagcCCATAATTTTTCcgattcagagagagagagagtgagtgagtgagtgagtgagagagagagagaggctgaCCTAACGGTTGGTTCAGAGGAAAAGGACTCAAAACCCCAATTACCCTTCTGATCCACGAAAACTCAACGATCAGAGACCCATATTTATAGTACCAAAACCAATCCAAAAATCGAAGCTTTCTCCACCaaatagtactatttttttaaaataataatttaaaaaatttaattcagaGCCTTCAAATTCAAGGAAAGTTTTTAAAGTCATCATGAGAGCTCCTCGATAACAATAACTTGAATTATAAATCACACCAAacttctaatttaaaaaaaaaaaaagaaaagaaaagtgccCAGAAGATTTCTACTActttttaatgtaaattttaattgaaattgttCATTACCTAATTAGAGTAGAGAGTAGTCAAGCTTAGCTTTTACTGAAGGGCTTTGGGGATTAGCAAAGCGAAGAGGAGAAGATAATTTTATAGTAGTTGATTAGTGATATTTTAGGAGTGAGGTTTTGGGGATCAGTGAGCGATAATTATGGGATGggattgggaaaaaaaaaatagaggtacAAGTTTTTAGTCGAAGACCGAGAAGAGATGAAACATGCTTTTGGAATGTAATTGGAATCATCCGATGTAAGTGGGAAGGATGTTCCTTGCAACTTTGTCTAGTTAAAGACAGAATTCGATGCTCTTGCTCATGCATGGGTTGTCTTATACGCTTTACGTATCTGGGGTTCTGCCACGTGTACTCTTTCTATATGACCTACCATTGACAATGTATGTATAAATGGAGTATTTTTTGGTGTAGACTGTAAAATAAACATCcatctatataatatttttcacaatatttttgttttatttttttgctaaataaaaaatgatcagGGGATAAGAATGAGAAATTTATCCCATCCTGCTTGACCCACCCCTCCCTGTTTCATCTAACGCGGATTTTTTCAACTTTGCAAAAGTGGTGGGACGGGAATGGGGAGAGATTTTAGCTCTGCACTATAGGGCGGAGCGGAAATGAGTTAAGATTTTTTAGACCTACCTCACTTCGTCCCTAACTAGCATTGATaagggttataattgtaaattttttataccttaaaaccctactatttaaataaacatattaatattatgttattttattccACTCAATGTGGCTTTCGGCCTCTATTTTGTCATGTGTTGTactatgaaatttttgttattgttgtgatattgtcttgttaaacattttgataatattattcagtttttactaaaaatttgtttgatttgatagTATAAGTTTAGATGTGTTAAGGGGAAAATTTTGATGTTCCTAAATAGAATATGGGGTAGCCAAGCCGAAACTCGACGATGAGCCCTTGAAATAAAGCCCAAAGGCTTTCGGTGTTGTATAAGCCTACCTAAGCAAGAGATAGAGGCTGCAACCTGATAAGAAGACAACAATAAAGCCCAATAACACGTTACTGTTGTtagtttgttatattatttGTCCTTTTACAGCATTATAGTTCAAATCAGTCCTCCAACAGTATGGTATTATCTCCAGCGGTAGGataaattatattcaattattaaataaatttaataaggtaTTAACTTCAAGAAATTCTTGTGTGTTTTGTTCAATAGGGTCCATAGTACTCTCAGCCATCATTACATCAATACGAAGAAAAAATTCCAAAAGTCTCAAATACATTATAGCCTCCTATAGTAAAACAATAAGTAAATATTAGTGGCTGCATAGTGGTGAAAAAGGAGTTATTTGGCATGGTATGAAGGGAGAGAGGGAATCCCAGCTTAGTGCACAATGTGGTTACCAAGATCCTTAAGAGACATGTGGGTGGTATGTAAGGTGAAGGTTTTTTGTTGGGTGAGTGTGTGAGCTTATGAGAAGTTGGTTAAGAGGAAGCTTGGCCGATTTTCATGGAGGGAGTTTAGGCTGGTTATGGTCAGTTTTGGGATGTTTATGGAGTATGAAGGTGTAAGTAAGGTGGGAAATGTTGGTGTTATGGTGACTATAGGTTGAGAAAGATTCTGAGTGAGCTCAAGAGAGCTTGGGGAAGCTAAAGAAAGCTTAAGAGGGACTAAATTTTTGCAGAATGTAGTTAATGACAAATTTTTAGAGAGGCTTTGGTCTCCCCCCTTCAGGGCTGGagtggtttgccttttataaaGAGGATTAGAGCAAGCATTAATTagctaaaatccaaaaaacatAGGTCTGATTTAGGTGAGCAGGATAGCTAAATTAATAACTTGGATTTGGCCTAAAACAGGTGATTTGGCTTGAGGAATATCTTGCCTCTTTGGGAAATGTCTCACATGACCCGAATCCAGCACATTCCTTCATTAAATGTTAGGATTCTTGGAGTTGGTTGGGCCAATGAGGGTTGGGCAAGTATGAGGAGAGGATTTTGGTTGGCTGCACTGAGATTGAAGCATTGAAGTGAGCTCTAACAAccccaagccaggtgtcaaATGTTGACTCCACCCACATGCTTCTGCTGGAGGTTTCCCTAGTGCCCTCTAAACCACTAGTTCCCAAATTTTCCGCTTTAGAAATTCATGGGCTTGGTTCATGAATCAGTAACATATATTTCtagtaataaaataagctaTTTAGTTGAGCATTTCATGAGTCTTGGTCATGGCTTCCTTGAGTTGTAACCAAAACTTGGAGAAGAAGGGTATTTATTGTCCACTAGCTTCTGCTAGAGGCAGGACCTTGGGGGAGATGATGATGCCTCTCTGCCCATCAACTTCCAAGCTGCTCGGAATAGTTATTAGCTACTGTTCTCAATAGAAAATGTGTTAGAATTCTACCATGACAGCCCCTTGGTTCATTCCTAGAGGTGTGGAGGAACCTTCTGTTGGTGGTGGACTTGATTAGGCTGACTTGTTTCAGCTTGAATTTCTGATTTGTTGGGGATCTTTTTGGGCTGGGCTTTGCTCCATTTCACCACTTTTGGTTGGGCCACATGGCCCTTTCTTTGATTGGCTTGTTCCCTGCTTTATGAGATTCTTGGGCCTACAAAATGGGCATTACAGACATACTTTgccatgggtttttttttactcctcatgggctttagttgttaatagaaataaaatgaatccatgagctttaataaatatttatgatagattttgggtattaatttccatgggctttaaataacaacttgtatagtttctcataatttttgctatggattactttgtaaatgatattttctttggggctttttaaataatgacctcCAATATTTTCTTGAGAATAATATTTATCATGAGTTTTAAATAGAGGCGATATCCATGGGTTTTAAATAAATATGGGAACAACCACTATAATGGAATAATGTGACATTTTCATGAGTTTTTCTATAGATAATCATAATGGACATATAGATGAATAATTAccatgagttttggaaataaatattatgaatgttgtgATGTAAAATAGATAGTGAACATGAgtttataatatgatatgaaataaataaatgtcattggtctaaaataaataatcataactgtaaggacacaattcaaattcccaaaccacgactgggaggaaaatgggcttgaaaggcctttcttcacaatgaatttgtagaggatgggtttgtaatttagatttcaaggatggtttagacaattacaaaaagaacgggctttgggcccaatggaacaaaacaaagaatcgtttgcaaagagtaagactgagaaatcgtcctcggattgtttccgaggatggtttataataatatttctcaagtttggatacaagtgttgattatcatttactattgactctatctcttctactccaaaagtcctccccctttcttcgtatgccttccctcctatttatattcttttctttcccttcatcaccttccactttccggttgcaatcctcatttttggatacttgtcccatccattcttccctaaagcccgctgggattagggaccaagttccaagctctatgctcagatcccatccttccatctatacagtcagcgtatcaattacagagcttttaatgtatgggcggtggtagcagctttatttttagacattccaccgctctttctattgtcct
This region includes:
- the LOC142606906 gene encoding UDP-glucuronic acid decarboxylase 6: MASNNSSNGDLQTTTKPPPLPSPLRFSKFFQSNMRILVTGGAGFIGSHLVDRLMENEKNEVIVADNYFTGSKDNLKKWIGHPRFELIRHDVTEPLLVEVDQIYHLACPASPIFYKYNPVKTIKTNVIGTLNMLGLAKRVGARILLTSTSEVYGDPLVHPQPESYWGNVNPIGVRSCYDEGKRVAETLMFDYHRQHGIEIRIARIFNTYGPRMNIDDGRVVSNFIAQALRGEPLTVQLPGTQTRSFCYVSDMVDGLIRLMEGENTGPINIGNPGEFTMLELAETVKELINPEVEIKKVENTPDDPRQRKPDITKAKELLGWEPKVKLRDGLPLMEEDFRQRLGVAKKN